One Thermoanaerobaculia bacterium genomic window, CCGCCGTGTCTTCGACGAAGCAGGAGTCGGGATGGCGCGGATCGGGAGGAAGGATCGTCACGGCGACACCGCACCGCTCGAGCGCGCGCGCGTACTCGCGATGCTGCGCGAGCGCAGTTTCGAGATCGGGAGCGCCGAAATCGGTCGTCGTCAAGCCGTCGGCGAAATTCGACGGCGGCGTCCGCAGGATCGCGCGCGTGAAGAGCGTCACGGCGTGCGTCTCCGCGGGAGGCGGCGGCGCGGCCGTTCGCGCTCCGCGATCTCGACCGCGGCGGCGGCGGTCTCGGCGACCCGGACCGCGCCGAGCCCGGCGAAGAACGCCGCGGCCTCGGGCGAAGGGGCGAGCAGAACGAGGGGCTTCCCGGCCTTCAGCGCCAGAGCGGCCTCCGAAGCGGTGCCCGGCCCGCCCGCGCCGCACGCGACGACGACGTCGCTCGAGAGGACGTTGACGATGTTGCGGGCTTCTCCCATCCCGGTCGCGATCGCGACGTCGGCGAAGGGGGAGGCTTCGGCGCGGTCGCGGCCGGGGAGGATCCCGACCGTCAGGCTTCCCTCCACTTTCTTCGCGCCGCGAAGCGCCGCCCGCATGACGCCGGCCTCGCGCCCCCCCGTCAGCACGATCCAGCCCGCGCGCGCGGCCCGCTCGCCGAGCTCTTCGGCGAGCTTCACGACGCGAGAGGACGCCTTCTCGCCCGCGCCGACTATCCCGAGGACGGGACGGCGGCGGAAGGAGCGGGGGCGGCGGGAGAGTCTGGAAGTCACCCCGGCGATGATACGCGCGGAAGGAAGACATCGCCGAAGGCTCCCTCACCCGCCCGCGCTCGCATCCGCAGAGCGCGCGGGCGACCTCTCCTGCCGGGAGAGGTGGAACCCGGCGGCGGCAGCGAAAGCCCTATCTCTTCTTCGTCGCGGCGCCGCTCTTCAGGAAGTCCTCCATGACGTCGTCGGGAAGCCAGTAGATCTCCACCCCGTTGACGTAGTAGGTCGGCGTCGAGTTGACGCCGAGATACCCTCCCTCGTTCATGTCGCGGCGGATCGCCGCGAACGACGCGTCCTGCAGGTAGCAGGCGAGGAAGTCCTTCCGCGGGATTCCCGCGGAGTCGACGAAATCGAAGACCTGCTGGTCGAGCCGGTCGAGCGTGAGGGTGTCCTGGTTGTCGTAGCAGATCTGCTTGAACCGGAAGACGAGATCGGAGGAGAACTTCTGGAGGCAGACCGCCGCGGACGCCGCCTTCGTCGACCAGTGATGGGTGGACCAGAGCGGGAAGAACTTGTAGTAGCGGCGGATGCCGAGCTTCGCCGAGTACTTGTCCATGAGCTTGTCCATCTGCTGGCCGCGACGCTTGCAGAAGGGACACTCCATGTCCGCGTACTCGACGACGGTGATCTTCGGGTTGTCGGCTCCGTACGACGGCGAAGTCGTGAGGTTGATGATCGCGCGCCGCTGGTCCGCGACCGGCTCGGCGAGCTTCCATAGCGTCCCCATGAAGAAGACGGAGCCGTCCGGCTCGACGTAGTAGTGGAGCGGCTGGCTGAAGTAGCCGGTGTCGACCTCGACGCGAACGCCGTTCAACCCCGCCTTGTCGGCGGGCGCTTCGAGGAACGCGCGGGCGTTCGAGCCGAACATCTTCGAGAAGTAGCTGCCGATCCCCGACACGTCCGCGTCGGTGCGGATCACGGCGGTCGCGTTCTGGGGCCGGCTGTTCTTGATGACGTTTCCGGTGAAGATCCACTTCTCGTCCGCCGAGACGAGCATGTTCTCCTTGGCGTCGAGCTTGTCGTACTTCCCCTTGCGCTCGATCATCCAGGCGTGGAACCCGCGAACGTCGTTCTTCGGATCGGCCTTCGCCGTGACGCGGGTCCCGGGCTCCCACGGCAGGTATTCCGCGGCGAAGCGCTCGACCTCGGCCGCGATCCCGCGCGCGGCAGGCGCGGCCGCGGGAGGCGCGGCGAAAGCGGAGGACGCGACGAGCACCGCGGCCGCCGAGGCTGCGAGGACCGTCGCCGCCGAGGCTGCGAGGACCGTCGCCGCCGAGGCCGCGAGCCTGCGGCCGAGAATCGTGAGCTTCCGGTTCATTCCCACCTCAACAGTAGCCGGCGGTTTTCATTCCCGCCGAAGCCCTCTTGCGCGGCCGCGATCATACCCGGTCGGATGCGAACCGCACGAGCAGCGCGCCCGCCTCCACCGCCTGTCCCGCGGCGCAGAGGATCTCCGCGACGACCTGGTCCGCCTCGGCGCGGATCTCGTTCTGCATCTTCATCGCCTCGAGGATCAGGAGCAGATCCCCCTTCGCGACGCGGTCTCCCTCGCGCACCCGCACCTCGAGGACGCGGCCGGGCATCGCTGCCGCGACCTCCGAGGCGCCCTCGCTCTCGGTCCCGGCCGAGGACGCGTCGCGCGGGTCGAAGAGGTGCAGCGCCGTTTCGATCCCGCGCGTGCGGAGGCGCGTCTCCTTCTTGCCGGGGGTCACCCGGGAGCGCATCACGCGGCCGTCGTCGAAGAGCGCGACGAAGGTGCCGTCGGCGCGCGGGAGGAGCTCGAGCGCGAAACGCCGGCCGCCGATCTCGACCGACGCGGCGTCGCCGGTGATGTCGACCGAAACGGCCGTCTCTTCGCCGTCGGCGCGCACGAGCCGGAACACCCGCTTCATCGGAGCGCCCCCCGGCGCGCCGCGTCGCTCCAGGCCGAAGCCCGGCTCCGGGCCGGCGCGGCGAAGCGCTTCTCCTCGCTCCGCGCCAGCACCGCGGCCGCGAGCGCCGCGACGGCGTCATCCGGGGCCGTCTCCGGCACGCCGAGCCCCGCGGCGAGCCGGCGGTCGAGCCACCCGGTGTCGAACGTCGCCGCGAGGAAGTCGGGATCGGTGACGAGCCGGCGGAAGAACGGGAGCGACGTCTGGATGCCGACGACCTCGTATTCCGAGAGAGCGCGGGCGAGCCGCTCGACCGCCTCGCGCCGGTCGCGGCCGTGGACGATGAGCTTGCCGAGCATCGGGTCGTAGTCGATCGGGACGACCGAGCCGGTCTCGACGCCGACGTCGTGGCGCACGCCCGGGCCCTGCGGGAGGGAGAGCGCCTCGATCCGTCCGGGAGAGGGCGCGAACTGCCGGTCCGGGTCCTCGGCGTAGACGCGGCACTCGATCGCGTGCCCGCGCGGGGCGAGGTCCTCGGAGAACGACAGGGGCTCGCCGAGCGCGATCGCGATCATCTCGCGCGCGAGGTCGACGCCCCAGACCTCCTCGGTCACGGGGTGCTCGACCTGGAGACGCGTGTTCATCTCGAGGAAGTAGTACCGTCCCTGCCGGTCGAGGAGGAACTCGACCGTGCCGCACGAGACGTAGCCGACGGCGCGCGCCGCGGCGAGCGCGGCGTCCGCCATCCGCGCGCGGAGGGCGGCATCGACGACGGGCGACGGGCATTCCTCGACGACCTTCTGGTGCCGCCGCTGGATCGAGCACTCGCGCTCCCCGACGGCGGCGCCGCGCCCCCGGCCGTCGAAGACGACCTGCACCTCGACGTGCCGGGCGCCGTCGACGAGCTTCTCGGCGTAGACCTCCGGATCGCCGAAGAATGCGCGGGCCTCCGACTCGGCGCGCTCGAACGCGGAATCGAGCTCCGCCTCCGACGCGACGATCCGCATCCCCTTCCCGCCCCCGCCCGCCGACGCCTTGAGGAGGATCGGGTAGCCGGACGCCCGGCCGAATTCGCGGAG contains:
- a CDS encoding biotin/lipoyl-containing protein — protein: MKRVFRLVRADGEETAVSVDITGDAASVEIGGRRFALELLPRADGTFVALFDDGRVMRSRVTPGKKETRLRTRGIETALHLFDPRDASSAGTESEGASEVAAAMPGRVLEVRVREGDRVAKGDLLLILEAMKMQNEIRAEADQVVAEILCAAGQAVEAGALLVRFASDRV
- a CDS encoding thioredoxin domain-containing protein, whose amino-acid sequence is MNRKLTILGRRLAASAATVLAASAATVLAASAAAVLVASSAFAAPPAAAPAARGIAAEVERFAAEYLPWEPGTRVTAKADPKNDVRGFHAWMIERKGKYDKLDAKENMLVSADEKWIFTGNVIKNSRPQNATAVIRTDADVSGIGSYFSKMFGSNARAFLEAPADKAGLNGVRVEVDTGYFSQPLHYYVEPDGSVFFMGTLWKLAEPVADQRRAIINLTTSPSYGADNPKITVVEYADMECPFCKRRGQQMDKLMDKYSAKLGIRRYYKFFPLWSTHHWSTKAASAAVCLQKFSSDLVFRFKQICYDNQDTLTLDRLDQQVFDFVDSAGIPRKDFLACYLQDASFAAIRRDMNEGGYLGVNSTPTYYVNGVEIYWLPDDVMEDFLKSGAATKKR
- a CDS encoding biotin carboxylase N-terminal domain-containing protein, which codes for MSPPKLLVANRGEIAIRIFRACREMGIATVAVYSDADRGALHVGYADEAYRLGPAPARESYLAVDRILDAARRSRATLLHPGYGFLAENAEFASACADAGITFVGPPPAAIDAMGSKTESRRRMIDAGVPVVPGMSRGATREELREFGRASGYPILLKASAGGGGKGMRIVASEAELDSAFERAESEARAFFGDPEVYAEKLVDGARHVEVQVVFDGRGRGAAVGERECSIQRRHQKVVEECPSPVVDAALRARMADAALAAARAVGYVSCGTVEFLLDRQGRYYFLEMNTRLQVEHPVTEEVWGVDLAREMIAIALGEPLSFSEDLAPRGHAIECRVYAEDPDRQFAPSPGRIEALSLPQGPGVRHDVGVETGSVVPIDYDPMLGKLIVHGRDRREAVERLARALSEYEVVGIQTSLPFFRRLVTDPDFLAATFDTGWLDRRLAAGLGVPETAPDDAVAALAAAVLARSEEKRFAAPARSRASAWSDAARRGALR
- a CDS encoding N(G),N(G)-dimethylarginine dimethylaminohydrolase, which codes for MTLFTRAILRTPPSNFADGLTTTDFGAPDLETALAQHREYARALERCGVAVTILPPDPRHPDSCFVEDTA
- a CDS encoding cytochrome, with product MTSRLSRRPRSFRRRPVLGIVGAGEKASSRVVKLAEELGERAARAGWIVLTGGREAGVMRAALRGAKKVEGSLTVGILPGRDRAEASPFADVAIATGMGEARNIVNVLSSDVVVACGAGGPGTASEAALALKAGKPLVLLAPSPEAAAFFAGLGAVRVAETAAAAVEIAERERPRRRLPRRRTP